Proteins co-encoded in one Medicago truncatula cultivar Jemalong A17 chromosome 8, MtrunA17r5.0-ANR, whole genome shotgun sequence genomic window:
- the LOC25500707 gene encoding putative cyclic nucleotide-gated ion channel 13 — translation MTTNEKKFVRFEDWKSESSSFNFSQYDSSIDGFEKRKSKPSVTPEKNNESLEKPASRCSVLDPQGPLLQKWNKIFVITCVMAVSMDPLFFYIPVIDDQRKCLNLNGTLKITASVLRTFFDLFYIIRIVFQFRTGFIAPSSRIFGRGEPVDDPFAIAMRYLSSHFIIDILSILPLPQMVILAMIPIPQGSVPYITKDWLKYTIITQYAPRLMRIYTLFNEVTSTSGILTETAWAGAAYNLFLYMLASHVVGAFWYLFSIESELRCWRRRLKNTPFFDDSYLSCGRVNSTLFSILNNSATCPYKDPDDIIDPTVFNFGIFMDALTSRVVELNTNFHHKFFYCFWWGLRNLSSVGQNLKTSTYIGEIIFAIFIAVFGLVLFALLIGNMQKYLQSTTVRVEEMRIKRRDAEQWMCHRMLPDHMKQRIRRYEQYKWQENRGVEEEKLICNLPKDLRRDIRRHLCLDLLKKVPIFSNMDKQLLDAMCDKLKPVLYTEKSFVVREGDPVDEMLFIMRGKLKTATTNGGRTGFFNSTELKAGDFCGEELLTWALDPTTSSNLPISTSTVETITEVEAFALMHDDLKIVASQFRRLINRKQLQHTFRFYSLQWRTWGARFIQVVWRRYREKRAQKLLRESEKRQENASENEEESSSPSIGSTIYVQRFASNALKHLRSGKRVTQTKKFLPLLPRKPAEPDFITGKN, via the exons ATGACTAcaaatgaaaagaaatttgTGAG ATTTGAAGATTGGAAGTCAGAATcatcatcttttaatttttcacaATATGATTCTTCAATTGATggatttgaaaaaagaaaatctaaacCAAGTGTTACTccagaaaaaaataatgaatcatTGGAAAAACCAGCTTCTAGGTGTAGTGTTCTTGATCCACAAGGTCCACTACTTCAGAAATGGAACAAGATCTTTGTTATAACATGTGTGATGGCAGTATCTATGGATCCATTATTCTTTTACATCCCTGTGATTGATGACCAGAGAAAATGCCTTAATTTGAATGGAACATTGAAGATTACTGCTAGTGTTCTTCGGACGTTTTTCGATCTTTTCTACATTATTCGCATCGTCTTTCAGTTTCGAACCGGGTTTATTGCACCTTCTTCGCGCATTTTTGGAAGGGGAGAGCCGGTTGATGATCCTTTTGCTATAGCAATGAGATACTTAAGTTCTCACTTCATCATTGACATTCTATCAATTCTTCCACTTCCTCAG ATGGTGATTTTAGCTATGATTCCAATTCCACAAGGCTCAGTTCCATATATAACAAAGGATTGGTTGAAGTATACGATAATAACACAATACGCGCCAAGACTTATGCGAATCTATACGTTGTTCAATGAAGTAACAAGCACTTCTGGTATATTAACTGAGACAGCATGGGCTGGAGCTGCTTATAATCTCTTTCTTTATATGCTAGCAAGTCAT GTTGTTGGAGCATTTTGGTATTTGTTTTCAATAGAATCAGAGTTGCGGTGTTGGCGCAGACGGTTGAAGAATACTCCGTTCTTTGATGATTCCTATCTGAGCTGTGGACGAGTCAATTCGAcacttttttcaattctcaACAATTCTGCTACTTGTCCTTACAAAGATCCTGATGATATCATTGACCCAACAGTTTTCAATTTTGGAATATTTATGGATGCTCTAACGTCTCGTGTGGTGGAGTTGAATACAAACTTTCATCATAAATTCTTCTACTGCTTTTGGTGGGGTTTGCGCAATTTGAG TTCTGTTGGGCAGAACCTGAAGACAAGCACTTATATTGGGGAGATAATCTTTGCCATATTCATCGCTGTCTTTGGATTGGTTCTATTTGCATTACTTATAGGAAACATGCAG AAATATCTACAATCTACAACTGTTAGAGTTGAAGAGATGAGAATCAAGAGGAGGGATGCAGAACAATGGATGTGCCACCGTATGCTACCAGATCACATGAAGCAAAGAATTCGACGGTATGAACAATACAAATGGCAAGAAAATCGAGGCGTTGAAGAAGAGAAACTAATTTGCAACCTCCCTAAAGATCTGAGAAGAGACATAAGGAGACATCTTTGCTTAGATTTACTTAAAAAA GTGCCAATTTTCAGCAACATGGATAAACAGTTGTTGGATGCAATGTGTGATAAACTGAAGCCGGTCCTTTATACCGAGAAAAGTTTCGTTGTTCGTGAAGGTGATCCAGTGGACGAAATGCTCTTCATCATGCGCGGAAAACTTAAGACTGCCACGACAAATGGTGGAAGAACTGGTTTCTTTAACTCGACCGAACTCAAGGCTGGTGATTTTTGTGGAGAGGAGCTTCTAACATGGGCCTTGGATCCTACAACCTCTTCAAACTTACCTATTTCAACTAGTACAGTTGAAACTATTACGGAAGTTGAAGCTTTTGCTCTAATGCATGATGACTTGAAGATTGTTGCTTCCCAATTTCGACGTCTTATTAACAGAAAACAACTCCAACACACTTTCAG GTTTTATTCCTTGCAATGGAGGACATGGGGAGCGCGGTTCATACAAGTAGTATGGCGTCGATACAGGGAAAAAAGGGCTCAGAAATTGTTACGTGAATCGGAAAAAAGACAGGAAAATGCTTCTGAAAATGAGGAAGAGTCTTCTTCACCAAGCATTGGTTCCACTATATATGTACAAAGGTTTGCATCAAATGCATTAAAGCACTTAAGAAGTGGCAAAAGAGTGACACAGACAAAGAAATTTCTACCACTTTTGCCTAGGAAACCAGCTGAACCAGATTTCATCACtggaaaaaactaa
- the LOC25500708 gene encoding uncharacterized protein, protein MKNLQNSEELQSSTQASHEPKSEHPNNHTTDAPVADSGSASASSNDSKKVSRQDIELVQNLIERCLQLYMNKDEVVKTLLNRAKIDPGFTALVWQKLEEENADFFRAYYVRLKLKKQILLFNHLLEHQYHLMKCPMPPKVPLAPIQNGIHPMPVNNLPMGYPVLQQHPMPAAGQPHMDSMGMSSCHVVNGVPAPSNFHPIRMNSGNDMVMDHSAPDMAPMIPQNGTMSSVSEMPVSPTSVASSGHFPFTASEISGMGTDASVLDSAFNSDVVSSVGLQLAPDGGNGISRSLDQIQWNFSLSDLTADLPNLGDLGALGNYPGSPFLPSDSDMLLESPDQQDIVDDFFVNSEPPCSQSDEEKPST, encoded by the exons ATGAAGAACTTGCAG AACTCAGAAGAATTACAGTCATCAACTCAAGCTTCACACGAGCCCAAGAGTGAACATCCGAACAATCACACAACTGATGCTCCTGTTGCAGACTCAGGCTCAGCATCTGCTTCAAGCAATGATAGCAAAAAGGTTTCACGGCAGGATATTGAGCTT GTCCAGAATTTAATAGAAAGGTGCCTGCAATTATATATGAATAAAGATGAAGTGGTTAAAACTCTACTGAATCGGGCAAAGATAGATCCCGGATTTACAGCTCTTG TGTGGCAGAAGTTAGAAGAGGAGAATGCTGATTTCTTCAGAGCCTACTATGTTAGACTAAAATTGAAAAAGCAGATACTTTTATTCAATCATTTACTTGAGCATCAGTATCATCTAATGAAGTGTCCCATGCCTCCAAAGGTTCCATTGGCTCCAATACAGAATGGAATCCACCCTATGCCTG TTAACAATCTACCTATGGGATATCCAGTACTACAGCAGCATCCTATGCCAGCCGCAGGTCAGCCTCATATGGACTCCATGGGCATGTCAAGTTGTCATGTGGTTAATGGAGTCCCTGCACCGAGCAATTTCCACCCCATTCGGATGAATTCTGGGAATGA CATGGTGATGGACCACAGTGCTCCTGATATGGCTCCTATGATTCCACAAAACGGTACAATGTCATCTGTCTCAGAAATGCCAGTGAGTCCAACATCAGTGGCATCGAGTGGTCATTTCCCTTTCACTGCATCGGAAATATCAGGAATGGGCACAGATGCATCAGTTCTTGATTCAGCATTTAATTCTGATGTGGTAAGTTCGGTAGGACTGCAGCTTGCACCGGATGGCGGGAACGGGATTTCTAGATCGCTGGATCAAATTCAGTGGAATTTTAGCCTATCAGACTTAACCGCAGATTTACCAAACTTGGGag ATCTTGGAGCTCTAGGAAACTATCCGGGTTCGCCATTTTTGCCATCTGATTCAGACATGTTGCTTGAATCTCCAGATCAACAGGATATAG TGGATGACTTTTTTGTTAATTCTGAGCCTCCATGCTCTCAATCAGATGAGGAGAAACCTTCAACTTAA
- the LOC25500706 gene encoding GDP-Man:Man(3)GlcNAc(2)-PP-Dol alpha-1,2-mannosyltransferase → MTLIRFIIFTATLITATIFKLLFSAINGRRNRKTAVGFFHPYTNDGGGGERVLWCAVKAIQEENPDLHCVVYTGDHDATPQSLLNRALDRFGVTLNAPPKVVHLYKRKWIEETTYPHFTMIGQSLGSMYLGWEALCKFTPLYYFDTSGYAFTYPLARLFGCKVICYTHYPTISSDMLSRVRQRSLMYNNDAVVAKSVWLSRCKIVYYTFFSWLYGIVGSCAHLAMVNSSWTKAHIEKLWGVPDRIKRVYPPCDTSGLQVLPLERSAEIPVIISVAQFRPEKAHTLQLEAFSVAIKRLDSGLPKPKLQFVGSCRNKSDDERLQMLKTKAIELNVNELVEFHKNVTYRDLVGLLAGAIAGIHSMTDEHFGISVVEYMAAGAIPIAHNSAGPKMDIVLDEDEQQTGFLACTVEEYADAIYRVIKMSETERLKMAAAARRRASRFSEQKFCDDFKAAVRPILNRVSK, encoded by the exons ATGACACTCATACGCTTCATCATCTTCACAGCTACACTCATCACCGCCACAATCTTCAAACTCTTATTTTCCGCAATCAACGGTAGACGAAACAGGAAAACCGCAGTGGGATTCTTTCATCCATACACCAACGACGGCGGCGGTGGAGAAAGAGTGCTATGGTGCGCTGTTAAAGCTATTCAAGAAGAGAATCCTGATCTTCACTGCGTTGTTTATACTGGAGATCATGATGCTACTCCTCAATCGTTGTTGAATCGTGCTCTTGATCGCTTTGGTGTTACCCTTAATGCCCCTCCTaag GTGGTTCATTTGTACAAGAGGAAGTGGATTGAAGAAACAACGTATCCACACTTTACTATGATTGGTCAAAGTCTAGGCTCTATGTATCTTGGATGGGAAGCTTTGTGCAAGTTTACccctttatattattttgatacaAGTGGATATGCTTTTACATATCCACTTGCTAGGTTGTTTGGATGCAAAGTTATTTGCTACACACATTACCCTACTATCAGTTCAGACATGCTATCTCGTGTCCGTCAACGCAGCTTGATGTATAATAATGATGCCGTAGTTGCTAAAAG TGTTTGGCTTTCTCGGTGCAAAATAGTCTATTACACATTCTTCAGCTGGTTGTATGGGATTGTTGGATCTTGTGCACACCTAGCTATGGTCAATTCATCTTGGACCAAAGCCCATATTGAAAAGCTTTGGGGAGTTCCAGATCGGATTAAGCGAGTGTACCCTCCTTGTGATACTTCGGGACTtcag GTGCTTCCTTTGGAAAGATCGGCTGAGATTCCTGTAATTATATCTGTTGCACAATTTCGACCAGAGAAG GCTCACACTCTCCAACTTGAGGCTTTTTCAGTTGCCATTAAGAGATTAGATTCTGGTTTGCCAAAACCCAAGCTACAGTTTGTGGGTAGCTGCAGAAATAAATCAGATGACGAAAGGCTTCAAATGTTAAAAACGAAAGCAATTGAACTGAATGTAAATGAACTAGTGGAATTCCACAAGAATGTAACATACAG AGATTTGGTGGGACTTTTAGCGGGTGCTATTGCTGGTATCCACTCCATGACTGATGAGCATTTTGGCATTAGTGTTGTAGAATATATGGCTGCTGGTGCCATCCCAATTG CTCATAATTCAGCCGGCCCAAAAATGGACATTGTATTGGATGAGGATGAACAGCAAACAGGATTTCTTGCCTGCACTGTTGAAGAATATGCAGACGCCATTTATAGAGTCATTAAGATGTCAGAAACAGAGAGACTTAAGATGGCTGCTGCTGCAAGGAGACGAGCAAGCAGGTTTTCTGAGCAGAAGTTTTGTGATGACTTCAAAGCCGCAGTACGCCCTATTCTAAATCGCGTTTCTAAATGA